The proteins below come from a single Argentina anserina chromosome 1, drPotAnse1.1, whole genome shotgun sequence genomic window:
- the LOC126800132 gene encoding high mobility group B protein 3-like produces MKGLKPATVASKKPVAESLKPKRTMKKEKVEKVSKKKDADAPKRPAGAFFIFMEEFRKSFKLEFPDVKSGPAVGKAGGEKWKSLTATEKAPYVEKASKRKAEYEIALKEYENKKQDCIVEAEKSVVTEKSASACEIHDDEAGQEVSS; encoded by the exons ATGAAAGGTCTCAAGCCTGCAACCGTCGCCAGCAAGAAGCCTGTTGCTGA GTCGCTGAAACCAAAGAGGACgatgaagaaggagaaagTTGAGAAAGTGAGCAAGAAGAAGGATGCTGATGCTCCGAAGCGTCCAGCTGGagccttcttcatcttcat GGAGGAGTTCCGCAAGAGCTTCAAACTGGAGTTTCCTGATGTGAAATCTGGACCGGCT GTTGGAAAAGCTGGTGGTGAGAAATGGAAGTCACTGACTGCTACT GAAAAAGCTCCCTATGTCGAAAAAGCATCAAAGAGGAAGGCTGAGTATGAAATAGCTTTGAAGGAATATGAGAATAAGAAGCAG GATTGCATTGTGGAGGCTGAAAAGTCTGTGGTGACTGAGAAATCAGCTTCAGCTTGTGAGATTCATGATGATGAAGCGGGGCAGGAAGTGAGCTCTTAG